The following are from one region of the Euleptes europaea isolate rEulEur1 chromosome 11, rEulEur1.hap1, whole genome shotgun sequence genome:
- the SFRP4 gene encoding secreted frizzled-related protein 4: MWALWLWLGALLRPSGGGPAGSPCEPVRIPLCRRMPWNLTRMPNHLHHGTQDNAALAVEQYHELVAAACSPVLRFFLCAMHAPLCAPEVLREPVQPCRSLCQRARDGCLPLLRRYNHSWPHALACDHLPQYERAVCIAPEAVVTDLPQEDVKWIDLADDVMVQERPPPEECKQFSPGQCKCRKIKPTLATYLAKNYSYVLRAKAKSLERGSCNEIVTTVEVNEVLKSSTPIPHSQVHLYANSSCRCPPLAPNQDVLIMCYEWRSRLMLLDGCSVEKWKDPLSKRFKRWEQRLQELKLQAAPNKKQNARTFSRSGAPKQNPKNTNPVPGGPKKTNQPRRDQKEVNTKNI, encoded by the exons ATGTGGGCGCTGTGGCTGTGGCTGGGCGCCTTGCTGCGGCCGTCGGGGGGCGGCCCGGCGGGCTCCCCGTGCGAGCCGGTGCGCATCCCCCTGTGCCGCCGCATGCCCTGGAACCTGACGCGCATGCCCAACCACCTGCACCACGGCACGCAGGACAACGCGGCGCTGGCCGTGGAGCAGTACCACGAGCTGGTGGCGGCCGCCTGCAGCCCCGTGCTCCGCTTCTTCCTGTGCGCCATGCACGCGCCCCTCTGCGCCCCCGAGGTGCTGCGCGAGCCCGTGCAGCCCTGCCGCTCGCTCTGCCAGCGCGCCCGCGACGGCTGCCTGCCCCTCCTGCGCCGCTACAACCACTCCTGGCCCCACGCCCTGGCCTGCGACCACCTGCCCCAGTACGAGCGCGCCGTCTGCATCGCCCCCGAGGCCGTCGTCACCGACCTGCCCCAAG AAGACGTGAAGTGGATTGACTTAGCGGATGACGTGATGGTTCAGGAGAGACCTCCGCCTGAGGAGTGTAAGCAGTTCAGCCCCG GTCAATGCAAATGTAGGAAGATCAAGCCAACGCTGGCCACGTACCTCGCCAAAAACTACAGCTACG TTCTCCGTGCAAAAGCCAAGAGCCTGGAGAGAGGCAGCTGTAATGAAATAGTCACAACTGTCGAAGTGAACGAAGTCTTAAAATCATCAACTCCAATTCCCCACTCCCAAGTCCATCTGTATGCCAATTCGTCCTGCCGATGCCCACCTCTTGCACCAAATCAAGATGTCCTCATTATGTGCTATGAATGGCGCTCAAG GTTGATGCTTCTGGATGGGTGCTCAGTTGAAAAATGGAAGGACCCCTTGAGCAAAAGATTCAAG AGGTGGGAGCAGCGACTCCAAGAACTCAAGTTGCAAGCAGCccctaacaaaaaacaaaatgcaaGAACCTTCAGTCGCAGCGGGGCACCAAAGCAAAACCCAAAGAATACCAACCCAGTGCCTGGCGGCCCTAAGAAGACCAATCAACCAAGACGTGACCAGAAAGAAGTCAACACCAAAAATATATGA